A part of Desulfovibrio sp. genomic DNA contains:
- a CDS encoding glycosyltransferase family A protein: MSTSSRVTIVIPCYNDGQYLLEAIAAAQAQTHPSIEIIVVDDHSTDRHTLAVYENLQNQGITVLQTPLGKKGPSAARNAGIAAATGDYILPLDADDTIAPSYISKAVAVLDANPAVGICYCHARFFGLKSGPWSLLPYSFDELLCGNIIFATALFRKSDWIRVGGYDETLTLGLEDYAFWLRLTDQGAQVQQLKEELFYYRIKRGSRTAQLAPENKHLRALAMVHDTCADIFSRHSGVLRQRIAVLQNDRARRECLFSWKICAPLFRMEWSLRQCIKKLLGRC, translated from the coding sequence ATGAGCACGTCATCACGGGTCACTATAGTCATCCCCTGCTACAATGATGGCCAATATTTGCTGGAGGCCATAGCTGCTGCCCAGGCCCAGACACATCCGTCAATTGAAATTATCGTGGTGGATGATCATTCCACTGATCGACACACATTGGCTGTATACGAAAATTTGCAGAATCAGGGCATAACGGTTCTTCAAACACCCCTGGGTAAAAAAGGCCCTTCGGCCGCGCGCAATGCAGGCATTGCTGCCGCCACCGGTGACTATATTCTCCCCCTGGATGCCGATGACACCATCGCGCCCTCATATATCAGCAAGGCGGTCGCAGTTCTGGATGCAAACCCGGCTGTCGGCATCTGTTATTGTCACGCCCGCTTCTTTGGCTTGAAGTCAGGCCCCTGGAGCCTTCTCCCGTACAGCTTTGATGAGCTTCTTTGCGGCAATATAATTTTTGCAACGGCTTTGTTCCGTAAATCGGACTGGATCAGGGTTGGCGGCTATGACGAAACCCTGACTTTGGGGCTTGAAGATTATGCCTTCTGGCTACGGCTTACAGATCAAGGCGCGCAGGTGCAGCAATTAAAGGAAGAGTTGTTTTATTATCGTATCAAAAGAGGGTCGCGCACCGCGCAACTTGCTCCAGAGAACAAACATCTCCGCGCCCTTGCAATGGTGCATGACACCTGTGCAGATATTTTTTCCCGACATTCCGGCGTGCTGCGGCAAAGAATCGCCGTCCTGCAAAATGACCGTGCCCGCAGGGAATGCCTTTTTAGCTGGAAAATCTGCGCGCCGTTATTCCGTATGGAGTGGTCATTACGTCAGTGCATAAAAAAACTTTTAGGGCGATGCTGA
- a CDS encoding glycosyltransferase family 2 protein has protein sequence MREPFFTIITATYNAADTLPRLLDSLAGQTSSDFELIIQDGASTDDTVAIAESYRGKLPALSLASEPDSGIYDAWNKALARVQGEWVLFLGADDELAGATVLEQCHLFLSSLPETSLYAGGGVDLVGRDDAVVAHVPYIPAGAENLMRGGMPFPHPGLWHRRTLFTTRSFDTSLRIAADYDFVCHTWTSENGSNSIPIPITRMRRGGVSDSPQHVLRVRWENTRVAARYFSGIWTPSRCMGLLKGYLLWSVCKIVGPQNAPEVLDTLRRWRGLPSAWTGL, from the coding sequence ATGCGAGAACCTTTCTTCACCATTATCACTGCCACCTACAATGCCGCCGACACGCTGCCGCGCCTGCTGGATTCGCTGGCCGGGCAGACGAGCAGCGACTTTGAGCTTATCATTCAGGACGGCGCGTCCACGGACGACACCGTGGCCATTGCCGAATCCTACAGAGGCAAGCTACCTGCCCTGTCGCTCGCCAGCGAACCGGACTCGGGCATTTATGACGCATGGAACAAGGCGCTGGCGCGTGTTCAAGGCGAGTGGGTGCTGTTTTTGGGGGCTGATGACGAACTGGCTGGCGCCACTGTTCTGGAGCAGTGCCATTTGTTTCTGAGCAGCCTGCCAGAAACATCCCTCTACGCCGGTGGCGGAGTTGACCTTGTGGGCCGCGATGACGCAGTTGTGGCACACGTACCCTATATTCCTGCAGGAGCAGAGAATCTGATGCGGGGGGGCATGCCTTTTCCACATCCGGGGCTTTGGCATCGCCGCACACTCTTTACCACAAGGTCGTTTGATACATCCTTACGCATTGCGGCTGACTACGATTTTGTCTGCCACACATGGACAAGCGAAAACGGGTCCAACAGCATCCCCATCCCTATCACACGAATGCGCCGCGGCGGTGTTTCTGATTCTCCGCAGCATGTGCTTCGTGTTCGGTGGGAAAACACCAGGGTTGCTGCCCGTTATTTTTCTGGCATCTGGACGCCCTCTCGCTGCATGGGCTTGCTGAAAGGTTACCTTCTGTGGAGCGTATGTAAAATTGTGGGACCGCAAAACGCCCCTGAGGTTTTAGACACGCTCAGACGCTGGCGGGGCCTGCCATCGGCCTGGACGGGGCTATGA
- a CDS encoding glycosyltransferase → MQSIYIITPSFNSVKTIDETLYSVFSQRGKYTIHYHVQDGMSCDGTQDKLEKFSSDIRDVSNDGSFIFSWCSHPDKGMYHAISLAVAHLSIPEDAFMSWINSDDLLYAGCLAHLFTVVESLPQIQWVGGQAMVIDMSGNTITPKGSDWYGQALIQNGLCDGIHWPYIQQEGTFWRKRLWDSVGGINPNLQLAGDWDLWRRMARHAPYIQLPWHMGVFRKRQGQLSSNISAYNEEIENILPIATRCKHLRNVFLKASNFFALTVSTTDDGHFLLMEVPLSARFGCKTKIRLFLLSLGLRSFVTACQSLLRFLKGNKG, encoded by the coding sequence ATGCAAAGTATATATATCATCACGCCAAGCTTTAACTCCGTTAAAACAATAGATGAAACTCTGTATAGTGTCTTTAGCCAAAGAGGCAAATACACAATACATTACCATGTTCAAGATGGCATGTCGTGCGATGGGACACAAGATAAGCTTGAAAAATTTTCCAGCGACATCCGCGATGTTAGTAATGATGGTTCATTTATTTTTTCTTGGTGTTCACACCCCGACAAAGGAATGTATCATGCCATCAGCTTAGCCGTTGCGCATCTTAGTATTCCCGAAGATGCATTTATGAGCTGGATCAACTCAGACGATCTTCTCTATGCAGGATGCCTTGCTCACCTCTTTACGGTGGTGGAGTCTCTGCCTCAGATACAATGGGTTGGCGGACAGGCAATGGTGATAGATATGAGTGGAAATACCATTACCCCCAAAGGTTCCGACTGGTATGGGCAGGCGCTCATTCAAAATGGCCTATGCGACGGGATACATTGGCCATATATACAACAAGAAGGAACATTTTGGCGAAAGCGCCTTTGGGATTCAGTTGGCGGAATTAACCCGAACCTGCAGTTGGCGGGAGATTGGGATCTATGGCGGCGCATGGCGAGACACGCGCCATATATACAGCTGCCTTGGCATATGGGTGTGTTTCGCAAGCGCCAAGGGCAGCTTAGCTCGAATATTTCTGCCTACAATGAAGAAATTGAGAACATCTTACCAATTGCCACGCGCTGCAAACATCTGCGAAATGTATTTCTAAAGGCATCAAATTTTTTTGCACTAACCGTTTCAACCACTGACGATGGCCATTTTCTCCTGATGGAAGTGCCACTCAGCGCTAGGTTTGGATGCAAAACGAAAATACGGTTATTTTTGCTGAGTCTTGGGTTACGGTCTTTTGTTACTGCTTGTCAGAGTCTATTACGTTTTTTAAAAGGGAATAAAGGTTGA
- a CDS encoding glycosyl transferase — translation MTIRHFCTYFDHNYLPRGMVMLESLREHCPHAHVHVLCLSDQCYAALTKLAYPHVSLLRLADLEAADPELAATRPTRSLVEYYFTITPCLPWHLLTRTSDIKEVTYLDADMMFFSSPEPIFEEAPEASVIITPHRFAANLKDKECYGLYNVSWLTFTKTSGGLECLRWYRDACLNWCKDKLDEDRFADQKYLNFFQLQFHGIHVMRHGGGGIAPWNLHGSVIEWRNSNPYANGSPIIFYHAHGFKHLWGPVFVSGLYEYRTDIFSKNLRSLFKAYAQKFKFAMKSAQRISKEKNNNGIRGNREKSLYRFALQVFYEYKKNTLFFLF, via the coding sequence GTGACCATCCGCCATTTTTGCACTTACTTTGACCACAACTACTTGCCGCGAGGCATGGTCATGCTGGAGAGCCTGCGTGAACACTGCCCCCACGCGCATGTACATGTTCTCTGCCTTTCCGACCAATGCTACGCCGCGCTGACAAAACTCGCCTATCCTCACGTTTCGCTGCTTCGACTGGCCGACCTGGAAGCGGCAGACCCGGAACTGGCTGCAACCCGCCCCACGCGCAGTCTGGTTGAGTACTACTTTACCATTACGCCGTGCCTGCCTTGGCATCTGTTGACGCGAACCAGTGACATCAAGGAAGTCACTTATCTTGATGCAGATATGATGTTTTTTTCATCGCCCGAACCAATTTTTGAAGAAGCTCCTGAGGCTTCTGTCATTATAACTCCCCACAGATTCGCCGCAAACCTGAAGGACAAAGAATGTTACGGGCTGTACAATGTAAGCTGGCTTACGTTCACCAAAACAAGCGGTGGTTTAGAGTGTTTGCGTTGGTATCGCGATGCTTGCCTGAATTGGTGCAAAGATAAACTGGACGAAGATCGATTTGCAGATCAAAAATATCTCAATTTTTTTCAACTGCAATTTCACGGTATTCATGTCATGAGACACGGTGGAGGTGGTATCGCCCCCTGGAATTTGCATGGCTCAGTCATTGAGTGGCGCAATTCAAACCCATACGCAAATGGCTCACCCATAATTTTTTATCACGCCCACGGTTTTAAACATCTTTGGGGTCCAGTGTTTGTTTCGGGATTATACGAATACAGAACCGACATTTTTTCAAAAAATCTTCGTTCTCTTTTTAAGGCGTACGCACAAAAATTTAAATTTGCGATGAAGAGTGCACAGCGCATTTCAAAAGAAAAAAACAATAACGGGATACGGGGGAATAGGGAAAAATCTCTATATCGCTTTGCATTGCAAGTTTTTTATGAATACAAAAAAAATACACTTTTTTTCTTATTCTAG
- a CDS encoding NAD-dependent epimerase/dehydratase family protein, translated as MDFSGANVLITGGAGFIGSNLARRLVDAGATVTIADSFIPEYGGNMANLEGFRNNIFLNITDVRDPHAMRHLIQGQDFLFNLAGQTSHMDSMSDPFTDLEINARAQLSILEACRVHNPDVKIVFAGTRQIYGRPDYLPVDEDHPVRPVDINGIHKVAGEWYHLLYNNVYGLRACVLRLTNTYGPCMRIKDARQTFVGIWIRLILEGKPFEVWGGEQLRDFTYVGDCVDALLLAAESAKANGRVYNLGGDSVVSLRELAETLIAAHNSGNYELREFPAERKKIDIGDYYSNDASIRKELGWKPKIPLAEGLRRTLAYFAPQLERYL; from the coding sequence GTGGACTTTTCAGGGGCCAATGTTCTTATCACTGGCGGGGCGGGCTTTATCGGCTCGAATCTGGCCCGGCGTCTTGTGGACGCAGGGGCGACAGTAACCATCGCTGACAGTTTTATTCCAGAATATGGCGGCAATATGGCCAATCTGGAAGGATTCCGCAATAATATTTTTCTTAATATCACGGATGTGCGCGATCCCCACGCCATGCGCCACCTGATTCAGGGGCAAGACTTTCTGTTCAATCTGGCAGGGCAGACCAGCCATATGGACTCCATGTCAGATCCCTTCACAGACCTTGAAATCAACGCCAGAGCGCAGCTTTCCATTCTGGAGGCGTGCCGCGTTCACAACCCAGACGTAAAAATCGTTTTTGCTGGCACCCGACAAATATACGGCCGCCCAGACTATCTGCCCGTGGATGAAGATCACCCTGTGCGCCCTGTAGATATCAACGGCATTCATAAGGTTGCGGGCGAGTGGTACCACCTGCTGTACAACAATGTCTACGGCCTGCGTGCTTGTGTGCTACGCTTGACCAATACCTATGGCCCCTGCATGCGCATCAAGGATGCTCGTCAAACCTTTGTGGGCATATGGATTCGCCTGATTTTGGAAGGCAAGCCTTTTGAAGTCTGGGGGGGCGAGCAGTTGCGCGACTTTACCTATGTGGGTGATTGCGTTGACGCCCTGCTTTTGGCGGCTGAAAGTGCCAAGGCAAATGGACGCGTTTACAATTTGGGCGGTGACAGTGTGGTGAGCCTGCGCGAACTCGCTGAAACGCTCATTGCCGCGCACAACAGCGGAAATTATGAACTACGGGAGTTTCCGGCAGAGCGAAAAAAAATTGATATCGGTGACTATTATTCCAACGACGCAAGCATCCGTAAAGAGCTTGGCTGGAAACCAAAGATTCCTCTGGCAGAGGGACTGCGGCGTACGCTTGCCTACTTTGCGCCCCAGTTGGAGCGGTACCTGTGA
- a CDS encoding DegT/DnrJ/EryC1/StrS family aminotransferase, whose product MTLPFIPFANPHAAYAQRRQEILDCVARFFDSGQYILGPEVDSFEKDFSAWLGLGHTVACANGTDAIELALRALGVGAGKAVFTVSHTAVATVAAIERAGGVPVLVDIDAASYTMSPSSLDEAITYLRNHHPAVTPAVVIPVHLYGHPCDMDAILSIAAQHGLSVLEDCAQAHGACHKGRKVGTMGAAAAFSFYPTKNLGALGDGGAVATNNATLADELAALRQYGWKARYISALPGINSRLDPVQAAILKIQLRHLDADNAARQRLAAIYAKELGTSDLILPQTASCAQSVFHLYVVRCPKDRDALMHFLRKRGIGTAIHYPQPVHLQPAYKARSILAPAGLPVTEEIMHGLVSLPMFPQLGEAEVQRVCGAVREWCGAGA is encoded by the coding sequence ATGACCCTCCCCTTTATTCCCTTCGCCAATCCCCACGCTGCCTATGCCCAACGCAGACAGGAAATTCTGGATTGCGTAGCCAGGTTTTTTGATTCAGGTCAATATATTCTTGGGCCGGAAGTGGACTCTTTTGAAAAAGATTTTTCCGCTTGGCTCGGCCTTGGACACACCGTCGCCTGCGCCAACGGCACAGATGCCATTGAGTTGGCCTTGCGGGCACTGGGTGTTGGGGCAGGCAAGGCGGTCTTTACCGTGTCACACACGGCTGTGGCCACAGTGGCAGCGATTGAACGCGCCGGGGGGGTGCCGGTTTTGGTTGATATTGATGCCGCCTCCTATACCATGTCGCCCTCTTCTCTGGATGAAGCCATAACATATTTGCGAAACCATCACCCGGCGGTGACTCCAGCGGTAGTCATTCCCGTACATCTCTATGGGCACCCCTGCGATATGGACGCCATTTTGTCCATTGCCGCCCAACATGGCCTGTCCGTATTGGAGGACTGCGCCCAGGCACACGGCGCATGCCATAAAGGGCGTAAAGTCGGAACTATGGGTGCTGCTGCCGCCTTCAGCTTCTATCCCACAAAAAATCTGGGGGCGCTGGGCGATGGCGGCGCGGTTGCCACCAATAACGCGACATTGGCTGACGAACTGGCTGCCCTGCGCCAGTATGGCTGGAAGGCGCGATATATCAGTGCGCTTCCGGGCATCAACAGCCGCCTTGACCCGGTTCAGGCCGCCATTTTGAAGATACAACTGCGCCATCTCGATGCAGACAATGCAGCCCGGCAGCGTCTGGCAGCGATCTACGCAAAAGAGCTTGGCACAAGCGACCTGATACTGCCACAAACAGCTAGTTGTGCGCAGTCCGTATTTCATTTATACGTTGTGCGCTGCCCAAAAGACAGAGATGCGCTTATGCACTTTTTGCGCAAAAGAGGCATCGGCACGGCCATCCACTATCCACAGCCCGTACACTTGCAGCCTGCATACAAAGCGCGTAGTATCCTCGCGCCTGCGGGGCTTCCTGTTACTGAAGAAATCATGCACGGACTGGTCAGTCTACCAATGTTTCCGCAGCTTGGCGAAGCCGAGGTTCAGCGGGTTTGCGGGGCTGTGCGGGAATGGTGCGGTGCTGGCGCATAA
- a CDS encoding class I SAM-dependent methyltransferase, whose amino-acid sequence MLQKSKHLLLSFVATNQFHPSFAGFLVNPFWLCRRALYHKLGEYAPHLLGRTLDFGCGTGPYRALLTSATEYIGLEYDSPENRMYKRADIYYNGETIPLDDASIDSVLSTQTLEHVPNPDRIVSEWARILRPEGHLLLTMPFMWPEHEMPYDFQRYTTNGLRNILEKNGFEILSQERLLCDCRAPAQLFLAWLYDILKFGTQRPSVQLLLAAFLCAPVSLAATALSKITPQNTNTYMDNMVLAKRMRT is encoded by the coding sequence ATGCTACAAAAAAGTAAACATCTACTCCTTTCATTTGTCGCAACCAACCAATTCCATCCTTCTTTTGCAGGCTTTTTGGTTAATCCCTTTTGGCTTTGCCGACGAGCGCTTTATCATAAACTCGGTGAATATGCCCCGCATCTTTTGGGGCGCACTCTTGATTTTGGCTGTGGCACGGGGCCATATCGCGCGTTGCTGACCTCCGCTACTGAATATATTGGCCTTGAGTATGATAGCCCGGAAAATCGAATGTATAAACGGGCGGATATTTACTACAATGGCGAAACAATTCCTTTAGATGACGCCTCTATAGATAGCGTGCTTTCCACACAGACCCTTGAGCATGTTCCCAACCCTGATCGAATTGTATCTGAGTGGGCACGAATCTTACGACCTGAAGGCCACTTGTTACTCACCATGCCCTTTATGTGGCCCGAGCACGAAATGCCCTATGATTTTCAACGCTATACAACCAACGGGTTGCGTAATATATTGGAAAAAAATGGATTTGAAATTTTGAGCCAAGAACGCCTGCTCTGCGACTGTCGTGCTCCAGCACAGCTTTTTTTGGCATGGCTCTACGACATTCTGAAATTTGGCACCCAGCGTCCATCAGTGCAGCTTTTACTTGCTGCCTTCTTATGTGCTCCAGTATCTCTTGCAGCCACTGCGCTTTCAAAAATTACCCCTCAAAATACAAATACATATATGGATAACATGGTTCTTGCTAAACGGATGCGAACATGA
- a CDS encoding methyltransferase, TIGR04325 family, producing the protein MCVPIAIFAFNRPGHLRRSLDALAANDLAAESDITIFCDGPRTDEERPRTEAVRTIARAASGFHSVTVVEREKNYGLATSIITGVTDVLEKHDRIIVLEDDLITSQFFLQYMNQGLDVYAANPKVASIHGWCFPHTVTDPPKTFFLRGADCWGWGTWKRAWNAFEPDAGKLLMQLYKRDLAAAFDLDGTYNYTGMLRDTIEKRVSSWAVRWHASAFLADMYTLYPEHSLVQNIGFDSSGTHCSKKTSYSAPFAKRTAEIVPQQVIESLVMRQAQMNFYKHGNDAANSFRAKGKSLLKDFLPPVLLRCIQKFRHRSHTVQTVTWQGDYPDWATAVAASSGYDQDAIFVRVRDAARAVRAGKALWERDSVCFYHEEYNLPLLSALMSVAAWNKGRLRVLDFGGAFGSTYWQHKPLLQNLDTLSWNVVEQPHVVAWGREEFSSDGLQFWPDMQSCAANGPVDVVLFSSVLQYLESPYTLLEQAAALNPQAIILDRTPFAEKGERITVQNVPPEIYPASYACRWLDKTKISTILNSSYRLLPKHSTHIDPPGFYGIVAIRRELHATKK; encoded by the coding sequence ATGTGTGTGCCCATTGCCATTTTCGCGTTCAATCGGCCAGGGCACCTGCGCCGCTCCCTAGATGCTCTGGCCGCCAACGACTTGGCAGCTGAAAGTGATATAACCATTTTTTGTGACGGGCCGCGCACTGATGAAGAAAGACCGCGTACAGAGGCTGTCCGAACGATAGCCCGCGCTGCATCCGGGTTTCACAGTGTGACCGTGGTGGAACGCGAAAAAAATTATGGTTTGGCCACCAGCATAATCACTGGTGTCACAGACGTTCTTGAGAAGCATGATCGCATTATCGTTTTGGAGGACGACCTTATAACATCCCAATTTTTCTTACAATATATGAACCAGGGCCTGGATGTCTATGCCGCCAACCCTAAAGTAGCCTCCATTCACGGGTGGTGCTTTCCTCATACTGTGACCGATCCACCCAAGACCTTCTTTTTGCGTGGCGCGGACTGTTGGGGCTGGGGCACATGGAAACGCGCCTGGAACGCTTTTGAGCCGGATGCGGGCAAGCTTTTGATGCAATTATACAAGCGCGATCTGGCTGCAGCTTTTGACCTTGATGGGACATACAACTATACAGGAATGCTGCGGGACACTATTGAAAAAAGAGTCAGTTCCTGGGCTGTGCGCTGGCATGCCTCAGCTTTTTTGGCTGATATGTATACACTTTACCCGGAACACTCGTTGGTGCAAAATATCGGCTTTGACTCGTCAGGGACGCATTGTAGCAAAAAAACATCATACAGTGCTCCGTTTGCAAAAAGAACTGCAGAGATTGTCCCACAGCAAGTAATAGAGAGTCTTGTCATGCGGCAGGCTCAAATGAATTTTTACAAGCACGGTAACGACGCAGCAAATTCTTTTCGAGCCAAAGGTAAATCCTTACTTAAGGATTTTTTACCCCCCGTCCTGTTGCGCTGCATACAGAAATTCCGCCACCGCAGCCACACTGTACAAACAGTGACATGGCAGGGCGACTACCCCGACTGGGCAACTGCAGTAGCGGCTTCCTCCGGCTACGATCAGGATGCTATTTTTGTAAGGGTTCGCGATGCAGCCCGGGCGGTGCGTGCCGGCAAGGCACTATGGGAGCGCGATTCCGTTTGCTTTTATCATGAAGAGTATAACCTGCCCCTACTTTCAGCCCTCATGAGCGTAGCTGCCTGGAACAAGGGGCGCTTGCGGGTTCTTGATTTTGGCGGCGCGTTCGGTAGCACCTACTGGCAACACAAGCCACTGCTGCAAAATTTGGACACCCTTTCCTGGAATGTGGTGGAGCAGCCGCACGTTGTGGCCTGGGGCAGAGAAGAATTCAGTTCTGACGGATTGCAGTTTTGGCCCGACATGCAGTCCTGTGCCGCCAATGGGCCGGTAGATGTGGTACTGTTTTCCAGCGTGTTGCAATATCTGGAATCCCCTTATACCCTGCTGGAGCAGGCTGCCGCCCTGAATCCGCAAGCCATCATCCTTGACCGAACTCCTTTTGCAGAAAAAGGTGAACGAATAACCGTACAAAACGTCCCCCCGGAAATTTACCCGGCGAGCTATGCATGCCGCTGGCTGGATAAAACAAAGATTTCTACTATCTTAAACTCGTCCTATCGCCTCTTACCCAAGCATAGCACGCACATTGATCCTCCTGGATTCTATGGAATTGTTGCAATTCGGAGAGAGCTACATGCTACAAAAAAGTAA
- a CDS encoding class I SAM-dependent methyltransferase codes for MRSRIKKFIRKLARFAFADIAEQIAATRFSHQLTPLFANWTYLPLTDWATGPEFLCHISNEICINNRRNIIEFGSGVTTIVLARLAKINSINLNITTIDQSKEWQNIVKQIAVRDCVDQYIKFVLNPIKPGVYGDITETQQRIFSEKEKFDCAIIDGPASGHDFTRLESMPIIKDYLCDSFAIFFHDTDRNEEKQLAEEWAKRLHNVHLTSFSRYAVISDSASTFGCAPQRGV; via the coding sequence ATGCGTAGTCGGATAAAAAAATTCATTCGAAAGTTGGCCCGTTTTGCTTTCGCGGACATTGCAGAGCAAATTGCAGCAACAAGATTTTCACATCAGCTTACACCGTTGTTTGCAAATTGGACATACCTGCCGCTGACGGATTGGGCAACTGGGCCAGAATTTTTATGTCATATTTCGAATGAAATTTGCATAAACAACAGGCGGAATATTATCGAATTCGGTTCAGGCGTGACCACAATCGTTTTAGCTAGGTTGGCTAAAATCAACTCTATTAATTTAAATATAACAACGATAGATCAAAGTAAGGAGTGGCAAAACATTGTTAAACAAATAGCTGTGCGTGATTGCGTTGACCAGTACATTAAATTTGTCTTAAACCCCATAAAGCCGGGCGTATATGGAGATATAACTGAAACACAACAGCGTATTTTTTCTGAAAAAGAAAAATTTGACTGTGCCATTATAGACGGACCTGCGAGTGGACACGATTTTACTCGATTAGAATCAATGCCAATAATTAAAGATTATTTATGTGATTCTTTTGCCATTTTTTTTCACGATACAGACAGAAATGAAGAGAAGCAGCTTGCGGAAGAATGGGCAAAGCGCTTACACAATGTCCATTTGACATCCTTTTCCCGTTACGCAGTAATCTCAGACAGCGCGAGTACGTTTGGCTGTGCTCCTCAACGAGGAGTGTGA
- a CDS encoding polysaccharide ABC transporter ATP-binding protein yields MKPIISVEGLGKSYTIRHEGQTRYKSLREEIFQLPKRLLHRGGQSQEEFWALKDVSFDVMPGDRVGIIGRNGAGKSTLLKLLSRITEPTTGRITLRGRVASLLEVGTGFHPELTGRENIFLNGAILGMSRAEVRRKFDEIVDFAGVEKFLDTPVKRYSSGMYVRLAFAVAAHLEPEILIVDEVLAVGDAEFQKKCLGKMEDAGREGKTVLFVSHNIGATASLCNLGFFLSDGTIKDSGPIDKVIRSYAFDKKLYGSNIKNMPRKGNGAARLKTISFYSVKDNVRCAAATGSNVHIVLEYGEIKESLLHEMDVDIRMMDSRQQSVLWASSTLFPHSSRRGDFHFVFPKFPLVAGVYSLNFFAHKGSEIIDWVQEYHVAVESGIYYKNGVLPSPQQTSTCCDFYMEDLDA; encoded by the coding sequence ATGAAACCCATTATCTCCGTTGAAGGGCTCGGCAAGAGCTATACTATCCGGCATGAAGGCCAAACGCGCTACAAGTCGTTGCGCGAAGAAATTTTTCAGCTGCCCAAGCGCTTGTTGCACAGGGGCGGCCAAAGTCAGGAAGAATTCTGGGCGCTCAAGGACGTTAGCTTTGACGTCATGCCCGGCGACCGTGTTGGCATTATCGGACGCAATGGCGCGGGCAAATCGACCCTGCTCAAACTACTTTCACGCATCACCGAGCCGACGACGGGCCGCATTACCTTGCGAGGCCGTGTTGCCAGCCTGCTTGAAGTTGGCACGGGCTTTCACCCTGAACTGACTGGCCGGGAAAACATTTTCCTCAATGGCGCTATCTTGGGCATGAGCCGTGCCGAAGTTCGCCGCAAGTTTGATGAAATTGTGGACTTTGCCGGTGTTGAAAAGTTTCTGGATACTCCGGTAAAGCGCTACTCTTCAGGCATGTATGTACGCCTTGCTTTTGCTGTTGCTGCCCACCTTGAGCCTGAAATCCTGATCGTGGATGAAGTGCTGGCCGTGGGCGATGCCGAATTTCAGAAAAAATGTTTAGGCAAGATGGAAGATGCGGGCAGAGAGGGAAAGACAGTTTTATTTGTAAGCCATAATATTGGAGCAACTGCATCGTTATGCAACCTTGGTTTTTTTCTCAGTGACGGAACCATTAAAGACTCAGGCCCTATTGATAAAGTTATTCGTTCTTATGCATTTGATAAAAAACTGTACGGTTCTAATATAAAAAATATGCCAAGAAAAGGCAATGGAGCCGCACGGCTAAAAACAATATCCTTTTATTCTGTCAAAGATAATGTCCGCTGTGCAGCAGCTACTGGTAGTAATGTGCATATTGTTTTAGAGTACGGCGAAATTAAAGAATCCTTATTGCATGAAATGGATGTTGACATACGAATGATGGATTCTAGGCAGCAGTCCGTATTGTGGGCGAGTTCGACCTTGTTCCCTCACTCCTCGCGTAGAGGCGATTTTCATTTTGTTTTTCCCAAGTTTCCCCTTGTCGCAGGTGTTTATTCCCTCAATTTTTTTGCTCATAAAGGTTCTGAAATAATAGACTGGGTGCAAGAATATCATGTGGCTGTAGAGTCTGGGATATATTACAAAAACGGCGTATTGCCCTCTCCGCAGCAGACATCCACTTGCTGTGACTTTTATATGGAGGACCTTGATGCGTAG